The following coding sequences are from one Apus apus isolate bApuApu2 chromosome 28, bApuApu2.pri.cur, whole genome shotgun sequence window:
- the LOC127395035 gene encoding exendin-3-like isoform X2, protein MLSAGWLCLSGLVLALLIPTGWQVGPEDSADTSRWQEYESQSAQSFMSNIKRHSEGTFTSDFTRYLDKMKAKDFVHWLINTKQYSSSSKRYMKEEPHSNPFPAVFPPLTYN, encoded by the exons ATGCTGAGCGCGGGGTGGCTGTGCCTCTCGGGGCTGGTGCTCGCCCTGCTGATCCCCACCGGGTGGCAGGTGGGCCCCGAGGACTCAGCTGACACGTCCAG ATGGCAGGAATATGAATCCCAAAGTGCCCAAAGCTTCATGTCCAACATCAAGCGACACTCGGAAGGGACATTCACCAGTGACTTCACCCGCTACCTGGACAAGATGAAGGCCAAGGACTTCGTGCACTGGCTCATCAACACCAAGCAGTACAG cagctcctcaaaGAGGTACATGAAGGAGGAGCCCCACAGCAACCCCTTCCCAGCCGTGTTCCCACCACTCAC gTACAATTAA
- the LOC127395035 gene encoding exendin-3-like isoform X3 produces MLSAGWLCLSGLVLALLIPTGWQVGPEDSADTSSRWQEYESQSAQSFMSNIKRHSEGTFTSDFTRYLDKMKAKDFVHWLINTKQYSSSKRYMKEEPHSNPFPAVFPPLTYN; encoded by the exons ATGCTGAGCGCGGGGTGGCTGTGCCTCTCGGGGCTGGTGCTCGCCCTGCTGATCCCCACCGGGTGGCAGGTGGGCCCCGAGGACTCAGCTGACACGTCCAG CAGATGGCAGGAATATGAATCCCAAAGTGCCCAAAGCTTCATGTCCAACATCAAGCGACACTCGGAAGGGACATTCACCAGTGACTTCACCCGCTACCTGGACAAGATGAAGGCCAAGGACTTCGTGCACTGGCTCATCAACACCAAGCAGTACAG ctcctcaaaGAGGTACATGAAGGAGGAGCCCCACAGCAACCCCTTCCCAGCCGTGTTCCCACCACTCAC gTACAATTAA
- the SLC4A8 gene encoding electroneutral sodium bicarbonate exchanger 1, giving the protein MPAGSNEPAGLLSYQRHDEEAVIDRGRTSNVVNIHYEKEELEGHRTLYVGVRMPLARQSHRHHRPHGQRHRKRDREKDPAPAEQGYHYTPSQRVQFILGMEEDEQHVPHDLFTQLDEICMKDDEGAEWKETARWLKFEEDVEDGGERWSKPYVATLSLHSLFELRSCIINGMVLLDVCANSIEEIADMILGQQEQSAEFDEHVRTKVREVLLKKHHHQNEKKRNLLPIVRSFADVSKKQSDLHHLDKPAQTLTPHPSPTTTEAKNGLNQEAGAMDLSKAELHFMKKIPTGAEASNVLVGELDFLHQPIVAFVRLTPAVLLPGMTEVPIPTRFLFVLLGPGGKAHQYHEIGRSMATIMTDEVFHDVAYKGKNQADLVAGIDEFLDQVTVLPPGEWDPSIRIEPPKNVPSQEKRKMPGALDDGAAHRKPEKHSGPELERTGRLFGGLILDVKRKAPWFWSDFRDGLNLQCLASFLFLYCACMSPVITFGGLLGEATDGHISAMESLLGASMTGVVFSLFAGQPLTILGSTGPILVFEKILYKFCKDYTLSYLSLRACIGLWTAFFCLVLVATDASCLVCYITRFTEEAFASLICIIFIYEALEKLIHLREVYPVHMHSKLDFLTIYYCKCEAPTHPSNETLRFWESKKINVSGITWENLTVTECRYLHGEFQGPACGHNGPYTPNVLFWCCILFFSTFVLSSLLKKFKTSRYFPTRVRSTVSDFGVFLTIVFMVLIDLMIGIPSPKLQVPHVFKPTRDDRGWVINPIGPNPWWTVLAALIPALLCTILIFMDQQITAVIVNRNEHKLKKGCGYHLDLFLVSVMLGMCSVMGMPWFVAATVLSITHVNSLKVESTCSAPGEQRKFLGIREQRVTGFMIFVLMGCSVFFTSVLKFIPMPVLYGVFLYMGASSLKGIQFFDRLKLFWMPAKHQPDFIYLRHVPLRKVHFFTMIQLFCLVLLWAIKASRAAIIFPMMVLALVFVRKVMDFCFSKRELSFLDDLMPESKKKKLDDAKNQAKEEEESQKMMEAAAANSVQLRLRKSNDLDTPKQSSDRADPSDINISDEMAKTTVWKALTMNTETL; this is encoded by the exons ATGCCCGCCGGCAGCAACGAGCCCGCGGGGCTCCTCAGCTACCAG AGACATGATGAGGAGGCTGTGATTGACCGGGGAAGAACAAGCAATGTTGTGAACATTCACTATgagaaggaggagctggaag GCCACCGGACCCTGTACGTGGGCGTGCGGATGCCCCTGGCGCGGCAGAGCCACCGGCACCACCGGCCCCACGGCCAGAGGCATCGGAAGCGGGACCGGGAGAAGGACCCAGCCCCGGCAGAGCAGGGTTATCACT ACACCCCGTCCCAGCGGGTGCAGTTCATCCTCGGGATGGAGGAGGACGAGCAGCATGTCCCCCATGACTTGTTCACCCAACTGGATGAGATCTGCATGAAAGACGATGAAGGTGCTGAGTGGAAGGAAACAGCAAG GTGGCTGAAGTTTGAGGAGGATGTGGAGGATGGTGGCGAGCGCTGGAGCAAACCCTACGTGGCCACCctgtccctgcacagcctcTTCGAGCTGCGGAGCTGCATCATCAACGGGATGGTGCTGCTGGATGTCTGTGCCAACAGCATCGAGGAGATCGCAG ACATGATCCTGGGCCAGCAAGAACAGTCTGCAGAGTTTGATGAGCACGTGCGGACCAAAGTCCGAGAAGTTCTTTTGAAGAAGCATCATCACcagaatgagaagaaaagaaaccttCTCCCCATCGTCCGCTCGTTTGCTGATGTGAGCAAGAAGCAATCAGACCTGCACCACCTTGACAAGCCAG cCCAAACACTCACCCCTCATCCTTCTCCCACCACCACAGAAGCTAAAAATGGGCTGAACCAGGAAGCTGGTGCAATGGATTTAAGCAAG GCGGAGCTGCACTTCATGAAGAAAATTCCCACCGGAGCCGAAGCTTCCAACGTGCTCGTAGGAGAGCTGGATTTCCTTCACCAGCCCATCGTGGCCTTTGTCCGCCTGACCCCAGCTGTCCTCCTCCCGGGCATGACCGAAGTTCCCATCCCAACAAG gttcctgtttgttttgcttggaCCAGGAGGAAAAGCCCATCAGTACCATGAGATTGGCAGGTCCATGGCTACTATCATGACGGATGAG GTGTTCCATGACGTTGCCTATAAAGGCAAGAACCAGGCTGACCTCGTGGCTGGCATCGACGAGTTCCTGGACCAGGTCACAGTGTTGCCACCAGGAGAGTGGGACCCATCGATCCGGATTGAGCCCCCGAAAAACGTCCCCTCACAG gaaaaaaggaagatgccGGGAGCTCTGGACGACGGCGCCGCGCACAGGAAGCCCGAGAAGCACAGTGGGCCAGAACTGGAGCGGACGGGAAG gctcTTTGGAGGTTTGATCCTGGATGTGAAGAGGAAAGCCCCGTGGTTCTGGAGTGACTTTCGGGATGGTCTGAACCTGCAGTGTCTggcctccttcctcttcctctacTGTGCCTGCATGTCCCCTGTCATCACCtttggggggctgctgggggaggcgACTGATGGCCACATA AGTGCCATGGAGTCACTGCTGGGTGCATCCATGACTGGCGTGGTGTTCTCCCTCTTTGCTGGCCAACCTCTCACCatcctgggcagcactgggccCATCCTTGTGTTTGAGAAGATCCTCTACAAATTCTGCAA GGACTACACACTGTCCTATCTCTCTCTGCGGGCGTGCATTGGGCTCTGGACAGCCTTCTtctgcctggtgctggtggcCACGGATGCCAGCTGCTTGGTGTGCTACATCACCCGCTTCACCGAGGAAGCCTTTGCCTCCCTCATCTGCATCATCTTCATCTATGAGGCTCTGGAGAAGCTGATTCACCTGCGAGAGGTCTACCCTGTGCACATGCACAGCAAGCTCGACTTCCTCACCATCTacta ctgTAAGTGTGAGGCCCCCACCCATCCCAGCAACGAAACCCTGAGGTTCTGGGAGAGCAAAAAGATCAACGTGTCTGGCATCACCTGGGAAAACCTCACGGTGACT GAATGTCGGTATTTGCATGGAGAGTTTCAAGGACCTGCCTGTGGACACAATGGCCCCTACACACCTAATGTCCTCTTCTGGTGCTGCATCCTCTTCTTCTCCACCTTTGTCCTGTCGAGCTTATTGAAGAAGTTTAAAACCAGCCGTTACTTCCCAACCAGA GTGCGGTCCACAGTAAGTGACTTTGGTGTTTTCCTCACCATTGTCTTCATGGTGCTCATTGACTTAATGATTGGGATCCCATCACCGAAGCTCCAGGTCCCCCATGTGTTCAAG cccaCCAGAGATGACCGCGGGTGGGTCATCAACCCCATAGGACCCAACCCTTGGTGGACAGTGTTGGCTGCGctcatcccagccctgctctgcaccatCTTGATATTCATGGACCAGCAGATCACTGCTGTTATTGTGAACAGGAACGAGCACAAACTGAAG AAAGGATGTGGGTACCACCTGGACCTTTTCCTGGTGTCTGTGATGCTGGGCATGTGCTCCGTGATGGGAATGCCCTGGTTTGTGGCTGCCACTGTCCTGTCCATCACCCACGTGAATAGCCTCAAAGTAGAGTCCACATGCTCAGCTCCAGGAGAACAACGCAAGTTTCTGGGGATACGAGAGCAGAGAGTCACTGGCTTTATGATCTTTGTGCTCATGGGCTGCTCTGTCTTCTTCACTTCTGTGCTAAAG TTTATCCCCATGCCTGTGCTTTACGGGGTCTTTCTCTACATGGGTGCGTCGTCGCTCAAAGGAATTCAG TTCTTTGATCGCTTGAAGCTGTTTTGGATGCCGGCGAAACACCAGCCGGATTTCATCTACCTGCGGCACGTCCCCTTGCGGAAGGTGCATTTCTTCACCATGATCCAGCTGTTCTGCCTCGTCCTGCTCTGGGCCATCAAAGCATCCCGTGCTGCCATCATCTTCCCCATGATG GTTTTGGCTCTTGTTTTTGTCCGGAAAGTGATGGATTTCTGCTTCTCCAAACGAGAGCTCAGCTTTCTGGATGACCTTATGCCAGAAAGCAAGAAGAAGAAGCTGGATGATGCCAAAAATCAAGCCAAAGAAGAAGAG GAGTCCCAGAAGATgatggaagctgctgctgcaaattcAGTTCAGCTGAGGCTGAGGAAGAGCAATGACTTGGATACCCCAAAGCAAAGCAGTGACAG GGCTGATCCTTCTGACATCAATATCTCAGATGAAATGGCAAAAACAACCGTGTGGAAGGCTCTCACTATGAACACAGAGACCCTCTGA
- the LOC127395035 gene encoding exendin-3-like isoform X1 — MLSAGWLCLSGLVLALLIPTGWQVGPEDSADTSSRWQEYESQSAQSFMSNIKRHSEGTFTSDFTRYLDKMKAKDFVHWLINTKQYSSSSKRYMKEEPHSNPFPAVFPPLTYN, encoded by the exons ATGCTGAGCGCGGGGTGGCTGTGCCTCTCGGGGCTGGTGCTCGCCCTGCTGATCCCCACCGGGTGGCAGGTGGGCCCCGAGGACTCAGCTGACACGTCCAG CAGATGGCAGGAATATGAATCCCAAAGTGCCCAAAGCTTCATGTCCAACATCAAGCGACACTCGGAAGGGACATTCACCAGTGACTTCACCCGCTACCTGGACAAGATGAAGGCCAAGGACTTCGTGCACTGGCTCATCAACACCAAGCAGTACAG cagctcctcaaaGAGGTACATGAAGGAGGAGCCCCACAGCAACCCCTTCCCAGCCGTGTTCCCACCACTCAC gTACAATTAA